CCGAGGCGCTGGGTGAGCGCCAGGGAGAGTTCGAAGGTGGCGAGGGAGTCCAGGCCGGCGTCCTCGCGGCTCGCGTCCGGGGACACCTGGCCGGCCTCGACCTCCAGCTCCTCGATCATGATCGTCTTCAGCAGTTCGTACACGGGTCCTCCGGTCCGATTGCCGGGCCGCTACGCGTCGGCCGGCTTCCTTCGGGGCGTCTTCCAGCGGTCGGGCACCGCGTTGGTCCGGTGCTCCCAGACGACGTTGTCGTCCCACCACTCCTCGATCCGCCGCAGCTCCGCCCCGGTGTCCGGCTCGGTGAGCCGGAAGACCATCTCGGCGATGGGCCGGCCGAGTCCGGGGGTACTGCCGTAGCGGCGTCCGACGTCGCCGCAGGGCCGGTAGCTCACCGTCCCCGGCAGCGGGCACGTGTCGGGCAGCGCGCGCAGGACTCCCCTGGCCGGCGGGAACCAGACGAAGCCGAGCCGTTCACCGGTCGGCCGGATCTCGACCTGGTCACCGCGTCCGGCCTGGCCGAGCAGGCTCGCGCCGTGGAAGTTCACGCCCAGCACGGCTTCGTGGACGTCGCTGACGAGGGCCGCGCCCGCCCGGCAGGCGATCTCGCAGACGACCACGCGGTCGTCGGCGGTGTGGAACAGTTCGAGGTGGAAGGCGCACAGGTCGGGTACGGCGGGAAGCGCGGCCACGACCTGCCGCGCGGTACTGCGCAGCCGCTCGGACAGGGGGTGGTCGTCGGGCATCATCCCCGTCATGGTCGGGGCGTCGTAGGCGACCGAGAACCAGTCGGAATACAGGTTGCGGGAAGGCACCGCGAGCACCACCTCGCCGTCCTTCATGAGGCCGTTGACGTGGTAGAAGTCGCCCTCGACCCAGGCTTCGGCCAGCCGGGGGGCCGCGGTGGCACGCTCCGGGAGGGCGCGCAGGTCCTCCTCGTCCATCAGGACCACCGTGCCGTTCGACGCGCCGGAGTCGAGTTCCTTGACGACGACCGGGAAGCCGAACTTCCACGCGAACTCGGCGAGGTCGTCGGTGGTCCGGAACTTGCGCATGGGGGCGACGTCGATGCCCGCCGCCGCCAGGGTCGACTTCATGACGTGCTTGTCCCGGTACGCCGTGGCCGAGGCGAGGCTCTGGCCGGGCAGGCCGAGTTCGGCCCGCATGCGCGCCGCGCGCAGCACCTCGCGCTCGCCGAGCGACAGGATCCGGCGTACGCCGAACCGCCGGGCGAGGGCCAGGAGTTCGTCGTCCGACAGCTCCCAGAGGCTGGGCACCACCTCCAAGTGGAGGAAGCGCCGCGCGTACGCGGAGATGTCGGCGGCGGGGATGTCCGCTCTCGTGGTCACCACGACCAGCTCCCGCGCCGCGTCGGGGAACCACTCGTGCAGGCGCGAGACGATCTTCTTGGTGTTCAGCAGGAGGAACGGCCCCTGTTCGGCCTTCATGCGCATCCTTCGATCAGTCGTCGTTTCACGGTCTTCCAGGCCGGCCGGGGAAGCCGGCCGCGCACGCGTCAGGCGTCCGTGCCGAAGTAGCGGTCCCCGAAGTCCCCGATGCCGGGCAGCATCCACGCGTCCTCGGTCAGCCGCTCCTCGATGGCGGAGGTCACGATCCGCACCCGCGGGTACTGCTCGCAGACGGCGGTGATGCCCTCGGGGACGGTGATGAAGTTGACGAAGACGATGTTCTCCTCGGGCACGCCGAGGTCTGTCAGCACGCGCAGCGCCGCCAGCGCGGTCCCGCCGGTCGCCATGACCGGGTCGAGGAGCAGGACGTGCCGCCGGGCGATGTCGGTGGGCAGGGAGGTGTAGTAGAGGCGGGCCTCTTTGGTCGTCTCGTCCCGCTGGATGAGGATCTTCCCGATCCTGATCCCCGGGCAGACGTCCCGCAGTTCGCCCTCCATGCTCTCCCCGGCGCGCACCACGGTGACCCCGCACAGCCCGGAGGCGAAGCGCAGCCCCTGGTAGGCGGCGCCGGTCGGGGTGCGGACCTCGTGCGGCTCGAAGGGCAGCAGGTCCATGCCCGCCTCGATCAGCAGGCGGATGATCCGGCGCGAGTAGTGGACGAAGTCCTCGCGGCGGGCGTCCCGGTCGCGGATCGCGGTGTGCAGGGCGCGCATTTGGCCGGTCTGGGGCAGCAGACGGACATGGGTGCCGAGGTACTCGTCGATCGAGGGGGCGGTGGGCGCGGTCATGGGGCAGCTCTCCTCAGGCCCTGGGAACGAATTTCACGGGAAGCGAGTCGAACCCCCACAGCAGGTTCGAACGCAGGCGGCGGACCTGGCCGGCGAGTTCGGCGACCTCGACCCGCGCCAGGAGTTCCTCGAACATCACCGTGAGTTCGAGCTTGGCGAGCGAGGAGCCGATGCAGTAGTGGTTACCCTGGATGAAGCCCAGGTGGCGGTTGGGTTCGCGCTCGATGTCGAAGCGGTCGGGGTCGTCGAAGACCTTCTCGTCGCGGTTGGCCGAGGGCAGCCAGGCGACGACGTGGTCCCCGGCGCTGATCAGCTCCCCGCCGAACTCGACGTCCTCGGTCGCGGTGCGCAGCGCGTGCATGACAGGCGAGGTGTAGCGCACGATCTCCTGGATCGCCGAGGGCATGAGGGCGGGCTCGTCGCGCAGCCGGTGCCACTGATCCGGGTTGTCGATGAGGGCGAGCAGCCCGCCGACGGTGGCGTGCCGGGTCGTCTCGTTGCCGCCGGAGACCAGGGCGTCGCAGTTGTAGAGGATCTCCTGGTCGGTCAGCGGGGCGCCGTCGATCTCGCCGCACACCAGGGCGCTCATGAGGTCGTCCTTCGGCTCCCGCCTGCGCTGCGCGGCGAGGTCCTGGAAGTGGAGCAGGATCTCGGTGTGGGCCCGGACCTTGCGCGCCTCCTCCGCTTCGTCGAGGGCGGTGGAGCTCCAGGCGAAGCGGGTGCGCTCGACCATGAAGTCCCAGTCGGCGGGCTCGACGCCGAGCATGTCGCAGATGACCGAGACCGGCAGTTTCTGGGCGACGCGCGTGAACTCGCACTCCCCCGCGGCCAGCGCCTCGTCGACGGCTTTGGCGGCCGTCTCGCGCATGGTGGCCTCCAGCCGGCCCACCATGCGCGGGGTGAACGCCGAGCTGACGACCTTGCGTATCTTGTCGTGCCGGGGCGGGTCGGTGATGTTGAGCATCTTGCCGGCCGCGGCGGCGAGGACCCGCGGGTCGGAGTCGAGGCGCATCCCGTTCCGGGAGCTGAACACGCGGGGGTCGGTCAGCATGTCGGTGCACAGGCCGTGGGTCATCACCGCCCAGAAGTGCTCCCCGTTGGCCCGCTCGTTGCGGTAGACGGGGTGTTCGGCGCGCAGTCGCGACCAGACCGGTGCGGGGTCGGAGTCCCGGTACAAGAGCGGGTCGGACAGGTCAACTCTCATCGGCTCTCCCGGTGTCGATCGTGGCGGCGGGAAGGAGGACCTCGCGCAGGGCGTGCAGGACGTGGTCCGGGTGTTCTCCGAGGTAGAAGTGGCCGCCGGGGAAGGTGCGGAGCGTGAAGCGGCCCCGGGTCGCGCCGGCCCAGGCGCCCGCGTCGCCGACGCCGACCGCCTCGTCCTGGCGGCCCACGAACGCGGTGACGTCGGTCCGCAGGAGCGGGCCGCCGACGCGCGGGACGTAGGACTGGACGATGCGGTAGTCGTCGCGGACCGCCGGCAGGAAGGCCGAACGCATGTCCGGGTCGTCCAGCAGGCCCGCGTTGCCCGAGCCCAGCTCCTTGAGGAGGGCCACGAGCCGGTCGTCGTCCAGGAGGTGGGCACCTTCCTGTCCGGCGAAGGGGCGCACCCGCTGGGGGGCGCCGCACCCCGAGACCACGAGGTGGAGTACGGCGCCGCCCCGGCCGTCGGCCGTGAGGCGGCGCAGGACCTCGTAGCCGACGACGGCGCCCATGCTGTGCCCGAAGAAGACGGTGGGCCGGTCGAGGAGTCCGCGCAGCTCCTCGGTGACCTGGTCGGCGAGGGTGTGCAGGTCGGGCGGGAACCCCTCCCGGATCCGGTTCTCGCGGCCCGGGTACTGGACGGCCCACACCTCGGCCCCGGCGAGGTCACGGCCGCCCCAGTCCCGGAAGTAGCTGGCCGCGCCCCCGGCGTGCGGGAAGCACACGAGCCGGGCCGGGGCCGCGGGCCGCGGCGGGCCGGAGGTGCGCAGCCAGGGGCTGTCCGGGCGCGTGGCGGCGACCTGTCGCGGTGCCACCGCCGGTCAGCTCCGTCCGGCGCGGGCCGCCGCGCCGTCGCCGGTCGCCCGGGTGACGGCTTCGGCGAGCCCGGCGATGGTCGGGGACTCGAACAGCACGCGGGCCGTCATAGCGACGTCGAACCGGGCGCGGATGCGGGCGATGAGACTCGCGGCGAGCAGGGAGTGGCCGCCCACCTGGAAGAAGTCGGCGTCGACGCTGATGCCGCGGCGGCCGAGGATGTCCTCCCAGATGTCCGCCAGGACCGCTTCCTCGGGGGTGCGCGGCGGTACGTGGACGGCTTCGCCGTCGTCGTCGGGTTCGAGGGCGAGCAGGGCGGCCCGGTCGATCTTCCCGTTGGGGGTCAGGGGGAAGGCGTCCAGGACGTGGACGGCCGTCGGGATCATGTACCAGGGCAGTCGGCCGCGCAGGTGGGCGATCAGTTCGGCGGCCGGCGGCGCGGCCCGCCCACCCGCGGTCACGAAGCACACGAGGGCACTGTCGGGGCCGTCGCCGGTCACCAGGGCGACGCACGTCCGGACGTCCTCGTGCTCGGTGAGCACGGCCTCGATCTCGCCGAGCTCGATGCGGTAGCCGCGCAGTTTCACCTGGTGGTCCCGGCGGCCGAGGAACTCCAGGCAGCCGTCGGCGTCCGCGCGCACCAGGTCCCCGGTGCGGTAGAGCCGGCTGCCGGGCACGCCGGAGAAGGGGTCGGGCAGGAACCGCTCGGCGGTGGTCCGCGGCGCGTTCAGGTAACCGACGGCCACGCCCGCCCCGCCGATGAACAACTCGCCCGGCTCTCCCGCCGGGACCGGCCGCAGGGCGTCGTCGAGGACGTACGTGCGGACGTTGTCGATGGGGCGGCCGATCGGGACGGAGCCGTAGTCGCCGGTCTCCCAGTCGGCGCCCGGCTCGTGGACCGTCGTGGTGATGGTGCCCTCGGTGGGGCCGTAGACGTTGAACCAGCGGATGTCCTCGCCGACCCGTTTCTTCCAGGTCAGCAGGGCCTGACGGGCCGCCTTCTCGCCGGCCACGATCATCGTGCGCAGCGCGGACTCCGTGGCCAGCCGCAGCAGGCAGTCCTCCTCCGCGACCCAGCTGTGCCAGAAGGCCGTGGGCACGCTCAGGAAGGTCGTGCCGGTGTCGATGACCTGCTGGGTCAGGGCCCGGAACGTCTGGCGCAGGGGGTCGCTGCCGAGGACGAGGGCCGCGCCGTGCAGGAGCGGCGGGAAGATCTCCTCGGCGGCGGCGTCGAAGCTCAGCGGCCTGCACTGCAGGACGCGGTCGCCGGGGGCGAAGGCGAAGTACCGGTTCACGGCAGAGCTGTGGTTCGCCAGGGAGCGGTGCGTCACCAGGACGCCCTTGGGGCGGCCCGTGGAGCCGGAGGTGTGGATGACGTAGGCGGTGTCCGACGGCAGCGGGACGGGGCTGTCCGGTGCGGGCGCGGCGGACAGCGCGTCGATGTCCTGCCGGTGCTGGTCGAGGCAGAGGATCTCGCCGTCGTGGTCGGGGAAGAGCGGCCTGAGCGGCTCCTGGGTCAGGAGCAGGCTCGCTCCCGTGTCGGACAGGACGTACCGCAGCCGCTCGACCGGGTACTGGGGGTCGAGGGGCACGTAGGCGGCGCCGGTCTTCAGGATGCCGAGCAGGGCCGTGATCATCTGCGGCGACCGCTCGACGCACAGGCCCACGAACGCGCCGGGCCCGACGCCACGCAGCCGCAGGTACGCGGCCAACTTGCCTGATTCATCGTCGAGTTGACCGTACGACACCTCATGGTCCCGCCAGATCAGGGCCGGCGCCCCGGGGGTGCGCGCGACCTGGGCGGCGAACAGGTCGTGCAGGCAGGCGCCCGCGTCCTTCCCGGCGTCCGGGAGTCCGGCGGGCCGGATGTCCGGCCAGTGGGCGCCGATGTACTCCAGGCACTCCCGGCGGCCGGCCGCCCGGTGCGCGACGCGCCAGCCCGGTGGTACGTCGAGGCCGTCGCCCCACAGAGCGTGCCGGTTCTCGCTGTTCACCAGGACCAGAGAGGCGTCGTTGTCGTCATGAATCGGGTTGACCACGGATCGCAGTCCCCTTCGGATGCTGGATGTGCGGCGTACGCACTGGCGTTGTAGCGGGGGAAGCCCCAGGGTGGTGCCCGCACAGCATGTCGCCGCGTCCCTGCAAGGACCTCGCCGCCTCGCTTGCCCCGCCCGCGGCGCCGGCCGGTCAGTGCACGGCAAGCCGTCGGCAAGGCCCCGGTTCCAGGCTGGGCCGCGTAGGGATCACCGCG
This is a stretch of genomic DNA from Streptomyces rubradiris. It encodes these proteins:
- a CDS encoding cytochrome P450 yields the protein MRVDLSDPLLYRDSDPAPVWSRLRAEHPVYRNERANGEHFWAVMTHGLCTDMLTDPRVFSSRNGMRLDSDPRVLAAAAGKMLNITDPPRHDKIRKVVSSAFTPRMVGRLEATMRETAAKAVDEALAAGECEFTRVAQKLPVSVICDMLGVEPADWDFMVERTRFAWSSTALDEAEEARKVRAHTEILLHFQDLAAQRRREPKDDLMSALVCGEIDGAPLTDQEILYNCDALVSGGNETTRHATVGGLLALIDNPDQWHRLRDEPALMPSAIQEIVRYTSPVMHALRTATEDVEFGGELISAGDHVVAWLPSANRDEKVFDDPDRFDIEREPNRHLGFIQGNHYCIGSSLAKLELTVMFEELLARVEVAELAGQVRRLRSNLLWGFDSLPVKFVPRA
- a CDS encoding ATP-grasp domain-containing protein; its protein translation is MKAEQGPFLLLNTKKIVSRLHEWFPDAARELVVVTTRADIPAADISAYARRFLHLEVVPSLWELSDDELLALARRFGVRRILSLGEREVLRAARMRAELGLPGQSLASATAYRDKHVMKSTLAAAGIDVAPMRKFRTTDDLAEFAWKFGFPVVVKELDSGASNGTVVLMDEEDLRALPERATAAPRLAEAWVEGDFYHVNGLMKDGEVVLAVPSRNLYSDWFSVAYDAPTMTGMMPDDHPLSERLRSTARQVVAALPAVPDLCAFHLELFHTADDRVVVCEIACRAGAALVSDVHEAVLGVNFHGASLLGQAGRGDQVEIRPTGERLGFVWFPPARGVLRALPDTCPLPGTVSYRPCGDVGRRYGSTPGLGRPIAEMVFRLTEPDTGAELRRIEEWWDDNVVWEHRTNAVPDRWKTPRRKPADA
- a CDS encoding thioesterase II family protein, producing the protein MAPRQVAATRPDSPWLRTSGPPRPAAPARLVCFPHAGGAASYFRDWGGRDLAGAEVWAVQYPGRENRIREGFPPDLHTLADQVTEELRGLLDRPTVFFGHSMGAVVGYEVLRRLTADGRGGAVLHLVVSGCGAPQRVRPFAGQEGAHLLDDDRLVALLKELGSGNAGLLDDPDMRSAFLPAVRDDYRIVQSYVPRVGGPLLRTDVTAFVGRQDEAVGVGDAGAWAGATRGRFTLRTFPGGHFYLGEHPDHVLHALREVLLPAATIDTGRADES
- the upp gene encoding uracil phosphoribosyltransferase; this translates as MTAPTAPSIDEYLGTHVRLLPQTGQMRALHTAIRDRDARREDFVHYSRRIIRLLIEAGMDLLPFEPHEVRTPTGAAYQGLRFASGLCGVTVVRAGESMEGELRDVCPGIRIGKILIQRDETTKEARLYYTSLPTDIARRHVLLLDPVMATGGTALAALRVLTDLGVPEENIVFVNFITVPEGITAVCEQYPRVRIVTSAIEERLTEDAWMLPGIGDFGDRYFGTDA
- a CDS encoding amino acid adenylation domain-containing protein; protein product: MVNPIHDDNDASLVLVNSENRHALWGDGLDVPPGWRVAHRAAGRRECLEYIGAHWPDIRPAGLPDAGKDAGACLHDLFAAQVARTPGAPALIWRDHEVSYGQLDDESGKLAAYLRLRGVGPGAFVGLCVERSPQMITALLGILKTGAAYVPLDPQYPVERLRYVLSDTGASLLLTQEPLRPLFPDHDGEILCLDQHRQDIDALSAAPAPDSPVPLPSDTAYVIHTSGSTGRPKGVLVTHRSLANHSSAVNRYFAFAPGDRVLQCRPLSFDAAAEEIFPPLLHGAALVLGSDPLRQTFRALTQQVIDTGTTFLSVPTAFWHSWVAEEDCLLRLATESALRTMIVAGEKAARQALLTWKKRVGEDIRWFNVYGPTEGTITTTVHEPGADWETGDYGSVPIGRPIDNVRTYVLDDALRPVPAGEPGELFIGGAGVAVGYLNAPRTTAERFLPDPFSGVPGSRLYRTGDLVRADADGCLEFLGRRDHQVKLRGYRIELGEIEAVLTEHEDVRTCVALVTGDGPDSALVCFVTAGGRAAPPAAELIAHLRGRLPWYMIPTAVHVLDAFPLTPNGKIDRAALLALEPDDDGEAVHVPPRTPEEAVLADIWEDILGRRGISVDADFFQVGGHSLLAASLIARIRARFDVAMTARVLFESPTIAGLAEAVTRATGDGAAARAGRS